From the genome of Impatiens glandulifera chromosome 9, dImpGla2.1, whole genome shotgun sequence, one region includes:
- the LOC124914474 gene encoding pentatricopeptide repeat-containing protein At2g17525, mitochondrial — protein sequence MTLIFFRSASATTRFFIRRHLLIFPIRHVSTAPLPSHDQISHLILEQKSAVEALHTFKWASKLPDFLHSQSTYRALVHKLCTFRQFDTVHKVLDEMPTSLGSPPDDDILVTLVRGLGRGRRIKEAIKVLDLPVKFGKSPSLKLFNSILDVLVKEDIDLAKKYYKMKMMESGVVGDDYTYGIMMKGLCSTNRIDEGFKLLAAMKSHGRTPSTVIYNTLLNGLCKNKKVGRARSLMNEMGNPNEVTYNILISAYCREENVVQALVMLEKCFDNGITPDVITVTKLVEILCNEGRLNEAVEVLEKMEVKGGKLDVVAYNTLLKGYCMARKSNIAVKFLKGMEMKGYLPDVGTYNTIIRGLFESGDPNKAIDLSHEMKTAGIVWNFETYNVLIAGLCSIGRTDEGLKILELMEEENKRGSCYRIGPYNSIIYGLYKESRLDEAIEFLNKMGKLFPRAVDRTVKILNLCEEGRIEDAKKIYDQMIEEGGIPCAIVYVSLINGLCNRSQAREAFELINDMVSHGCVQIASNLVGSLISCICKEGKVGGAMRLLEDATERGWQLDCGSYWPLIDAMCRNGEFSKASMMLIQMVEKNIVPNYSIWNSMIPCLIRDNNKISIIKCLIRDNPKKMVK from the coding sequence ATGACACTGATCTTCTTCCGTTCAGCAAGTGCTACTACCAGATTCTTCATCCGTCGCCACCTTCTCATCTTTCCCATAAGACACGTCTCCACGGCGCCGCTCCCATCCCACGACCAAATTTCCCATCTCATTCTCGAGCAGAAGTCCGCCGTCGAAGCCCTCCATACCTTCAAATGGGCTTCCAAGCTTCCCGATTTCCTCCACTCTCAATCCACCTACAGAGCTCTAGTTCACAAACTCTGCACTTTCCGCCAATTCGACACCGTCCACAAGGTGCTCGACGAAATGCCAACTTCACTCGGTTCTCCTCCAGACGATGACATCTTAGTTACTCTCGTTAGAGGTCTCGGACGTGGTCGGAGGATAAAGGAAGCGATTAAGGTTCTTGACTTGCCTGTCAAATTTGGAAAGTCTCCTTCTTTGAAGCTCTTTAATTCAATACTCGACGTTCTAGTTAAAGAAGACATTGATCTGGCTAAAAAGTATTataagatgaagatgatggaaAGTGGTGTTGTAGGAGATGACTACACATATGGAATCATGATGAAAGGTCTTTGTTCAACTAATAGAATTGATGAAGGGTTCAAGCTCTTGGCTGCAATGAAGTCCCATGGTCGAACTCCATCTACTGTCATCTACAACACATTGCTTAATGGCCTCTGCAAGAACAAGAAAGTTGGAAGAGCCAGAAGTTTGATGAATGAAATGGGTAACCCGAATGAGGTGACTTACAACATTCTGATTTCTGCATACTGTCGAGAAGAGAACGTAGTTCAGGCTCTTGTTATGTTAGAGAAATGCTTCGATAATGGGATCACTCCCGACGTTATTACAGTAACGAAACTTGTGGAGATTCTCTGCAATGAAGGCAGGCTAAACGAAGCTGTTGAAGTTCTCGAAAAAATGGAGGTAAAAGGAGGTAAACTCGACGTGGTTGCTTATAATACTTTGCTCAAAGGCTATTGTATGGCTAGAAAATCAAATATTGCTGTAAAGTTCTTGAAAGGAATGGAGATGAAGGGATACCTTCCGGATGTAGGTACATACAACACAATAATCCGTGGCTTGTTTGAATCCGGGGATCCAAACAAGGCAATTGATTTATCCCATGAAATGAAAACCGCGGGGATAGTTTGGAATTTCGAAACGTACAATGTGTTGATAGCTGGTCTGTGTTCGATTGGAAGGACTGATGAAGGATTGAAGATATTGGAACTCATGGAGGAGGAGAATAAACGGGGTTCGTGTTATCGTATTGGTCCTTACAACAGCATAATATACGGTTTATATAAGGAATCTCGTTTGGATGAAGCCATTGAATTTCTTAACAAGATGGGTAAGTTGTTTCCTAGAGCTGTTGATAGGACCGTAAAGATACTCAATCTATGTGAGGAAGGGAGAATCGAAGATGCAAAGAAAATCTATGATCAGATGATCGAAGAAGGTGGAATTCCATGCGCTATAGTTTACGTTTCACTCATAAATGGATTGTGCAATCGTAGCCAAGCCCGTGAAGCGTTTGAGTTGATTAACGACATGGTTAGCCACGGTTGTGTTCAAATCGCATCAAATTTGGTCGGTTCTTTGATTTCCTGCATTTGCAAGGAGGGGAAAGTTGGTGGTGCGATGAGGCTTCTAGAAGACGCTACCGAAAGAGGGTGGCAGCTCGATTGTGGAAGCTATTGGCCATTGATAGATGCAATGTGTAGGAATGGCGAGTTTTCGAAGGCTTCCATGATGCTTATTCAAATGGTAGAGAAAAACATAGTACCCAATTATTCGATATGGAATTCAATGATTCCCTGTTTAATTCGAGATAACAACAAAATTTCGATAATTAAGTGTTTAATTCGAGATAACCCAAAAAAAATGGTTAAGTAA
- the LOC124914896 gene encoding SRSF protein kinase 3-like, giving the protein MSCSSSSGSEEEDEGIESYRKGGYHAVRVGDSFSGGRYIAQRKLGWGQFSTVWLAYDTKTSEYVALKIQKSALQFSQSALHEIKLLSVVADGDPSNSKYAIRLIDHFKHSGPNGQHYCMVLEFLGDSLLRLIKYNRYKCLELNKVREICRCILIALDYLHRELGIIHADLKPENVLLLSTVDPSKDPIKSGLTPILERPEGNNPNGGVSINMIEKKLKRRARRVVARISERRAAMGGDQKQERSCQLDGIDMRCKIVDFGNACWADKTFAEEIQTRQYRAPEVILRSGYSFSTDIWSFACIALELATGEMVFTPTGGQDYSEDEDHLALMMELLGKMPRKIALGGGGLSKDYFDRHGDLKRIRRLKYMPMDQFLVSKFKFSESDAKEFAAFLCPLMDFTPEKRPTAEQCLQHPWLKMENPSKDHLKCEPSSVQKVKMGMNKLQINAGK; this is encoded by the exons ATGTCTTGTTCGTCGTCCAGCGGTTCGGAGGAGGAAGATGAAGGCATTGAATCGTACAGGAAAGGTGGTTATCACGCGGTCCGTGTAGGCGATTCCTTTTCCGGTGGACGCTACATCGCTCAGAGGAAGCTTGGATGGGGACAGTTCTCCACAGTTTGGCTCGCTTATGACACTAAAACCTCT GAATATGTTGCTTTGAAGATTCAAAAAAGTGCACTACAATTCTCACAATCAGCTCTTCATGAGATTAAACTCCTTTCTGTCGTTGCTGATGGTGACCCTTCTAATAGTAAATATGCTATAAGGTTGATTGATCATTTCAAGCATAGTGGTCCAAATGGACAACATTATTGTATGGTCCTTGAATTTCTTGGCGATAGCTTACTACGGTTGATCAAATATAACCGTTATAAATGCCTTGAATTGAATAAAGTGAGAGAGATATGCAGATGCATTTTGATTGCATTGGACTATCTTCATCGGGAGCTTGGGATTATACACGCTGATCTAAAACCTGAGAATGTTCTTCTTCTGTCCACTGTTGATCCTTCAAAAGATCCTATTAAGTCTGGTTTAACTCCTATCCTGGAAAGACCGGAGGGAAACAACCCAAATGGAGGAGTCAGTATAAACATGATAGAGAAAAAACTAAAAAGGAGGGCAAGAAGGGTTGTTGCAAGAATATCTGAACGACGAGCTGCCATGGGAGGGGATCAAAAGCAAGAGAGATCATGTCAATTAGATGGAATAGATATGAGGTGTAAGATTGTTGATTTTGGGAATGCATGTTGGGCTGACAAAACTTTTGCGGAAGAGATTCAAACTAGACAATATAGAGCCCCCGAGGTTATTCTCCGTTCTGGATACTCTTTCTCTACAGACATATGGTCGTTTGCTTGTATCGCGCTTGAGCTAGCTACTGGTGAGATGGTATTTACACCTACGGGTGGCCAAGACTACAGCGAAGATgag GATCATCTGGCTCTAATGATGGAACTCCTAGGCAAAATGCCAAGGAAA ATTGCATTAGGGGGAGGAGGTTTATCAAAAGATTATTTTGATAGACACGGGGATTTGAAGAGGATTCGAAGGCTAAAATACATGCCAATGGATCAATTTCTAGTGAGTAAGTTCAAGTTCAGTGAATCGGATGCAAAGGAGTTTGCAGCATTTCTCTGCCCCCTTATGGATTTTACGCCAGAAAAGAGACCAACAGCAGAGCAGTGTCTACAACACCCGTGGCTCAAAATGGAGAATCCGAGTAAGGATCATTTGAAGTGTGAGCCTAGCAGCGTTCAGAAGGTCAAAATGGGTATGAACAAACTTCAGATTAACGCAGGCAAGTAA